The Verrucomicrobium spinosum DSM 4136 = JCM 18804 DNA segment TACATCGAACCCGCCTCCGAACCCGGAGGGTTCGCCATCGCGTCGCCCCCCCCCCCGATGCCCCCACCCCACCCACAAAAAAGCCGCCCAGGTTTCCCGGGGCGGCAGTTGCAACTCGATCGACTCACCAGATCAAGCCTTGTGATAATCCTGAAGGGCGCGCACCTCAATGTCAGCGGCCTGGAGGGACTTGATCGCTCTCAGGCTTGCATCCGCAGCACGCAGGGTGGTCATGATGGGGATGCGGTTGGCCACGGCGGCGGTGCGGATCTTGATTTCATCGGCACGCGGGCTCTTGCCAGAGGGCGTGTTGATGATGAACTGGATCTGCTTGTTCTTGATGAGGTCCAGCACATTCGGGCGCTGGCCGCTGGCCAGTTTCGGAAGCACCTTCACGGGAATGCCCTCGGCCTCCAGAAGCTGGGCGGTGCCAGGGGTCGCGTAGAGGACGAACCCGAGATCCGAGTAGCCCTTGGAAACGGCAGCCACGCTGGCCTTGTCAGCCTCCTTCACGCTCACGAAGATGTTGCCCCCCTTTGGCAGGGCACCACCGGCGGCCATCTGGCTCTTGGCGAAGGCCATGCCGAGGTCGGGGTCGATGCCCATCACCTCGCCGGTGGATTTCATCTCAGGCCCTAGCGTGATGTCCACGCCGGGGAACTTGCTGAAGGGGAAAACCGCTTCTTTGACGCTGTAGTGGGGAGGAGTCACCTCGGTGGTGAAGCCTAGATCCTTGAGCTTCTCACCCATCATGATCTTGGCCGCGTACTTGGCGAGCGGCACGCCGATCGCCTTGCTGACAAATGGCACCGTGCGGCTGGCACGAGGATTGACTTCGATGACATACAGATCATCGCCTTTCACGGCGAGCTGCATGTTCATCAGACCACGCACGTCCAGAGCGCGGGCCAGCTTCTTGGCGGCATCCGTGATGCGGACCTGCATCTCCTTGGTCAGGCTGAAGGGTGGGATCACACAGGCGCTGTCGCCGCTGTGAATACCCGCTTCCTCAATGTGCTCCATGATGGCACCCACTACCGTAGTCTCGCCATCGCTGATGCAGTCCACGTCCACTTCGGTGGCGTCTTCCAGGAAGCGGTCCACGAGCACCGGGCGCTCCGGGCTGGCCTCCACGGCGTTTTGCATGTAGTGAATGAGTTCCGCGTCGCTGTACACGATCTGCATGGCGCGACCACCCAGCACGAAGGAGGGGCGGACAAGGCTCGGATAACCAATGCGGGCGGTGATGGCGAGGGCCTCCTCGGTGGAGACCGCCGTGCCACTGGGGGCCTGGTTCAAGCCCAGCTCATCCAGCAAGGCAGCGAAGAGTTTGCGGTCCTCAGCGAGCTCGATGCTCTTGGGGCTGGTGCCAATGATCGGCACACCCGCAGCGGCAAGCCCGGCAGCGAGATTCAGCGGCGTCTGACCACCAAACTGCACAATCACCCCCCAAGGCTTCTCCTGCTCGCAGATGTTCAGCACATCTTCCAGAGTCAGCGGCTCAAAGTAGAGCTTGTCACTGGTGTCATAGTCCGTGGATACCGTCTCAGGGTTGGAGTTGACCATGATGGCCTCAAAACCCAGTTCACGGGCAGCAAAGGCGGCATGCACACAACAGTAGTCGAACTCAATGCCCTGGCCGATGCGGTTGGGACCACCCCCTAGAATGAGGACCTTCTTCTTGTCAGAGTCGCGACGTTCATTCTCCACCCCATAGGTGGAGTAGTAGTAGGGCGTGTAGGCCTCGAACTCGGCGGCGCAGGTATCCACCAGACGGTAGGTGGGGATCACGCCGTACTTGATGCGGCCGGCACGGATCTGCTGCTCAGTGATGCCATACTGGGTGGCGAGCTGCTTGTCTGAGAAGCCCTGCTTTTTAAGCTTGAGCATCGAGGCACGCAGAACCGAGGCTTTGCGCTCCTCAGTGAGCTCCGCTGCGGGAATCTGGCTGAAGAGATGCTCGGACGTGTTCACCGAGATCTGCTGGGTCGCGTGCACAATCTCCTGAATCTGCCGGAGGAACCAGCGGTCGATCTGGGTGAGTGAGAACACTTTCTCTACATCCCAGCCCCGATCGAAGGCCTGGGCGAGGAAGAAGATGCGCTCCGCATTCGGCACGGTGAGCTTCGTGGTGAGCGTCTCGTCATCCACTTCCCTGTCTGCGCCGTCACCGAGCAGACCGAAGCGCTTGATCTCCAGAGAACGCAGCGCCTTCTGGAGGCTTTCCTTGAAGGTGCGGCCGATGGCCATCGCCTCACCCACGGACTTCATCTGGGTGGTCAGCGTGGTGTCCGCCCCGGGGAATTTCTCAAAAGTGAACCGGGGCACCTTGGTCACCACGTAGTCGATGGTGGGCTCGAAGCTGGCGGGAGTCTCGCGGGTGATATCGTTCTTCAGCTCATCCAGCGTGTAGCCGACAGCGAGCTTCGCGGCGATCTTGGCGATCGGGAACCCTGTGGCCTTGGAGGCCAGCGCGGAGCTGCGGCTCACGCGGGGGTTCATCTCGATCACGATCATGCGGCCCGAGGTGGGATGCACGGCAAACTGGATGTTGGACCCACCCGTCTCCACCCCGATCTCGCGAATACAGGCGAAGCTGGCATCCCGCATGATCTGGTACTCGCGGTCTGTGAGCGTCTGGATGGGAGCCACGGTGATCGAGTCACCCGTGTGCACACCCATGGGGTCCAGGTTCTCAATGGAGCAGATGACCACGCAGTTGTCCGCGCGGTCCCGCATCACTTCCATTTCAAATTCCTTCCAACCCAGGAGCGATTCCTCGATCAGCACCTCGTTCACCGGAGACATGTCGATGCCGCGGGCCACAATGGTCTCGAACTCTTCGCGGTTGTACGCGATGCCGCCGCCGCTGCCGCCCAGCGTGAAGGCAGGGCGGATGATGAGAGGGTAGGTGCCAATCTCTTCGGCAATGATAGTGGCCTCCTCCATCTTGTGGGCCACGCCCGACTGGGGCAGGTCCAGTCCGATCTTGAGCATGGCATTCTTGAAGAGCAGCCGGTCTTCGCCCTTCTCAATGGCATCCGCCTTCGCCCCGATCATGCGCACGTTGTACTTCTCCAGCACACCGCTTTTGAAAAGGGACATGGCCGTGTTCAGAGCCGTCTGCCCACCCAGGGTGGGCAGCAGCGCGTCCGGACGTTCTTTGGCGATGATCTTCTCCACCACCTCTGGGGTGATCGGCTCTACGTAGGTACGGGCCGCGAACTCCGGGTCGGTCATGATCGTGGCCGGGTTGGAGTTCACGAGCACCACCTCGTAGCCCTCCTCCCTCAGGGCCTTGCAGGCCTGGACGCCGGAATAGTCAAACTCACAACCCTGACCAATGACGATAGGGCCGGAGCCGATCAGGAGAATCTTGTGGATACTAGTGTCTTTGGGCATGGGAGGGAGGACGGGACGCGGGCAAAAATGGTGATTTACATGGCACGCCCGAGGGGTGGTGTAAAGGGGAGAGACGAGGCAAGAGTCCACAAGCTCTCCCACCCTGACTCCAAAGGCCGCACCAGAACGGGCGGAAGAGGCTCAGTCACCCGGGCGGTGACGATAAAATCACATGAGCCGACAGTGATGCAGCAGTGACCGGGACCGCACCTCGCTTTTTCACAGATTCCCGCCAGCGGGCTGGACAAAATCCCCCGCCCTCCCCTAGACTCAAAATTAACTGCTGCCCCTATGACTGAACTTCTTGTGTATGCCCCAGGTCTCCGTGATGAGGAAAAAGTCCTCCAACTGGGCCACCAGATGGACATGCTGCCTGCCCGCTACAAGCTCGATGCGCCGCATGATATGGTGTACTTCGAGATTGATGATCCCAATCGGGTCACGCTGAAGCAGTTTAGCGACCTTTTCGAGAATATCGGTCTCCAGGCCCGCTTCGTCGGCCAGATTCCCACGAATCTGCGCCGGGGCGATGTGACAGACCGGCTGGTTTGAGTGAGCCAGACCTCACCAAAAGGTTAGGGATGTTTCATCCTGTGGCTTTAAACCGTCACAGACTGACAGAGAACGTTCATTGCGCTGTGCCTATGACGGTGCATGGTGCGATTCTGTCTCATGGACCTCCTTTGCCTACCCGGACGTCTCTTCCTCAACTTCCTGATCTACATGGGTCAGCTTGCCGCGCTTTTGCGGGAGCTGGGCATTGCCATCAAGTCCGGGGTCTGGCGCATGCGCCTGGTTGCGCAGCAGATTGTCTCGATCGGCTACGGTTCCCAGGTGGTGGTCATCGTGACCGGAGCTTTCACTGGTGCGGTGTTCACGGCTCAGACCTATTTTAAGTTCAAAGACTTCGGGGTGGAAACTGGAGTGGGCGCGATCGTCTCGGTGGCCATGTGCCGTGAACTCGGCCCCGTGCTGGCAGGGCTGATGGTGACGGGGCGCGTGGGCGCGGCGATGGCGGCGGAGATTGGTACCATGAAGGTGACCGAGCAGATCGACGCCCTGCGAGCTCTCGGGGTGCATCCGGTGGATTACCTGATGTTGCCGCGGTTCTTCGCCATGCTCATCAGCATGCCGCTCCTCATCGCAGAGAGCATCACCTTCGGCCTCGCGGCCTCTTACTGTGTGGTTGTGTTTGGCTTCGGCGTGCCCAGCGCCTGGTTCTGGCAACATGTGGTGGAGCACACCAATGAGGAGGACATCATCTATGGCATGATCAAGGGTCTGATCTTCGGCATTCTGATCACGGTGATCTCCTGCCACCAGGGCCTCACGGCAAGCGATGGTGCAGTAGGGGTGGGCATCGGCACGACCCGTGCGGTCGTTTACTCCTCATTGGCACTGCTCATCTGCAATTTCTTCCTCTCCCTCCTTCTGAACTACTTCTTCCCGCTCGGCACTGGGATGTAAGCAGCCCCCAAGCCGCCTCTATGGCCCAAGCCCCCCCCAATTCCACACCCTTCATCTCCGTTCGCGGCCTGACTCGCAAGATCGGCTGGCAGGAGATCCTGCGTGGGCTGGACCTGGATGTTCATCGAGGCGAGACCCTTATGCTCATCGGCCCCAGTGGCGAGGGGAAGAGCGTGCTGCTGAAGCACCTGATCGGTCTGATGAAGCCCGACAGCGGGACCATCGTCGTGAATGGAACGAGCATGACCGGCCTGCGGGAGCGTCAAATGGCCCCCGTGCGCAAGCAGATTGGCATCCTTTTCCAAAACGCAGCCCTCTTTGACAGCATGACGGTGGAGCAAAATGTAGGCTTCCCTCTGATGGAAGGTGGCATCCGGGATCGCAAGGAGATCGAGCAGCGCGTGCATGAGGCGCTGGAAGTCGTGGAACTGTCCCAGCACAAGGACAAGATGCCAGTGAACCTTTCCGGCGGCATGCGCAAGCGGGTGGGCATCGCCCGGGCCATCGTTCCCCGTCCTCAGTGCGTGTTGTATGATGAGCCCACGGCTGGTCTGGATCCGATCGTCTCAGACGTGATCGACCAGATGATCCTCCGCCTCCAGAGGCGTTATGGCGTGACCTCCATCGTGGTGACGCACGATATGAAGAGCGTCTTCAAGATCGCCGACCGTGTCGCCATGTTAAAGCGTGGGGTGATTCACTTCCTTGGAACGCCCGAGGAATTGCGCAACTCCCCGGATCCCGAAGTTCAAGACTTTATAGAGGGCCGCTCTGGTGTGACGGGCTGATCCTTCACCCCGTTTCCACACTGCCAGCCTCCTCTTTCATCCATTCCCCGCCCCCCTGACCTTGCCCCACCATGGAAGAACGCGATAGAAAATCTGAATTGCTCGTCGGGCTGTTCCTGTTCGTAGGCATGCTGTTGCTCGCCTATTTGATCCTGCAGTTTGGCAGTGTGCGGGAGCTCTTCAGGCCGACGTACCCCCTGACGGTGGAGTTGGCCGATGGCACGGGCATCCGCGAAGCCACGCCGGTGATGCTGGGAGGCTCCCGCGTGGGCAAGGTGACGGAGAAGCCCACCCTCAATGCCGCCCAAAACGGGGTCATCATCTCCCTGCAGTTGTACCAGGACACAAAGATTGGCTCGGACGCCAAGTTCGGCATTGGCACCTCCGGCCTGCTGGGTGACTCGTTCATCGAGATCAAGCCGAGCGGGAAGACGCCCGCGACCTTCATCGAACCCGGAGCTCACATCAAAGGGGAGGTTTCCGCCGGGCTCGCCGGACTCCAGAACTCCGCCGAGCAGATCGCAAACAAGGTGGATGTGGCCCTCGAGGACATCCGGCTGGCCGTGGCGGACCTGCGAGTCTCGCTGAAGCGCGTCAATGAAGGCGCTTTTTCGGAGAAGGGCATGTCTGATGTGAAGGACTCGTTCGCGAAGTTCAACAACATCGTGACCCGCCTGGATGAGAAGACTCTGAACGAAGAGACCAGCCAGAACGTGAAAGATGCTGTGCACAGTTTTAAAGAAGCCGCCAAAGCCCTGGAGGAAGCCGTGAAGAAGCTCCAGCCCGCCTTTGCAAAGCTGGACGGCGTGGTGACCAAGATCGATGGTGTCGTCACGAAGGCTGATACCGTCATGGGCAGTGCCGATGGAGCCATGAAGTCCATTGACGAAAGCGCCGACGCAATCGGCAAAGTCGCCACGGACCTTCGCCGCGGCGAAGGCTTGCTGCCCGCATTAATCAACGATTCAGCGCTCAAGACTGACTTCAAGAACCTGATCTCCAACATGCGCCAACGGGGCATCTTGTTCTACAAGGACAAGTCCGACCCCGGTGCCAGCCCACCTCTGGCTCCCACTCAAAAGTCCCGCTCAGGCTCATCACGCCCCAATCCGCCTCTGGGCGGTCGGGGTCGCTGAGATCAAAATGGGCTGGGAGGACCGGTCATCAGGCGGGCGTTGTTTGTTACCTGTGGTAATGCGGTTGGCGAAATTGCATTTGCATTTCGAATAACAAATAACGAATAACCGCTCTCGCCCACCCATTCTCTTGCGCCAGCGGCAGGGTGGACGAAGATTGCTCCACCTCTTTCCCTTTTCTCCCTGGATGCCTGTCCCTTGGTCCATCCGGCTTGTCCGGACCCTTTTTCTTACGGTAGCAGTTCTCATCGGTGCCACCATCGCGCTGGGCTTTCAGCAGCCCGCCTGGCTGGGGATTGTGTGCGGACTCATCGCGGGCGGATTCTTTGTGCTCGTGGACTCCTTGCTGGCTCAGTTCAGCTTTCGGGAATTCTCGTTCAGCGTTTTCGGTCTGCTTGTGGGCATGTTCTGCGCCTTCCTGATCACCAAGATCGGTCTGTTCGACCTGCCGTGGTTTCGCAATCTCGATGTTTCCACGGACTCCATTCGGAGCATCGTGGAAATCTGTCTCTACAGCATCTTCGGATTTCTGGGCATGAGTCTGGCCCTCCGCAGCGATCGCGATCAGTTTTCCTTCATCATTCCCTACGTACGCTTCCGCCGTGACGCCTCTGAAGGCGAGCCGATGCTGCTGGACAGCAATGTCATCATCGATGGCCGCATTCCCAAAGTTTTCGCCACTGGCTTTCTCAGCGGACGCTTTGTGATCCCCCGATTCGTGCTGGATGAGCTACAGCGTCTGGCCGACTCCCGGGAGCCGCTGAAAAGCGCACGTGGGAAACGTGGGCTGGACTGCGTGCAGGCCATGCGGGAGGCCCATGGCATCGAACTCACGATTCATGAAGATCCTCTACACGAGAACCAGCCTGTGGATACCCGGCTGGTCACCCTGGCCCGCGAGCTGAATGCCCGGCTCCTTACCAATGACGTAAATCTGGGCAAGGTGGCCTCTGTCCGGAGCGTGACCGTGCTGAACTTCAACGATCTTGCACGGGCCCTACAGCCGGAGGTCGCCACGGGGGATGAGTTTGACCTCAGCCTCGTCAAACCAGGCAAGGACAAGCATCAGGCAGTGGGCTATCTGCCCGATGGGGCCATGATCGTGGTCAATCACGCCTCTCAATTCCTGGGGGAAACCGTGCCCATCGTGGTAAGCGGCACCCTCCAAACGTCCGCAGGCAGATTGATCTTTGCGGAGCTTCGATCCGCTGACACCTCAGTGGAACGTTGATCGATCCCTGATCCGCCCATGCACTCCGCTCGACGCTGCTGGTTCCGAGGGCTGACGTTGGCGGCATTGCTCTCCGCCACCCAGTGCAACAAGGAAAAACCGCCCGGGGCGCTGGATCGCTCCGGCTATCATGTGCGCGGCAGCAAGGTTTACTTCCTGCCCAACTGGACCAGCCGCGCCTGGGAAATCCCCGAGGTGGAACTGGCCACCTTTGAATTTCCCCTGCCGAAAGGCACCGAAACGGACTACGCGAGAGACAGGCAATCCGTGTACTGGCGGGGAAACAAGATCTCGGGCGTGGACCCGAAGACCTTTGAGATCCTGGACTCAGGGTATGCGCACGACGCCTCAAACGTCTATCGCAACGGGACCCTGATCTGCGATGATGCCGCCCACTTCGAGATGGTGAGCGGCAACTTCGTCAAGAACAGCCACACCGTCTACGCCCTCTACCCGGCGACAACGCCGGTTTCCCATGACCCTGCCAACTTTCGCGAGATCTCCGCTCAGGATGGCTACAGCTTCTGCGCTGATCTCGCACAAGTGTTTGTGAACGGGAATACGATCCCCGGAGCCCATCCCGCGACCTTCCGGGTCCTGCAAGGCGGTTACACCCAGGATGCTGGGCAGAGCTTCTACTTTGACAAGCCCATGCCGGAAGGGACCGAGATCGAGTCCCTGGAGATCCTGGCGGGAGCCTACGCAAAGGACGCGGCGCGCGTCTATCACCTGGGTCAGGTGGTGGCAGGAGCAGATCCCGCCACCTTCATCGTCACTGATGACAAGTTTCAGCGTGCCAGAGATGCCCACCAGGAATACGAGCAGGGCCAACGCAAACCCAGGCCTGCCCCACCAGAACCACCTCCGCAAAGGGGTCAGTAAGCCCCTTGTTTTATAGCACAGCGCAGAAGGGCACACCGTATGAATAGCCGTCACCCCATCTCAGCAGATCCATCATGAAAGTCCTCCTGAATGTCCTGCTCTGCCTTCTCGTCCCGGTCAGCCTCACCCTTGGCCAGGACAAGCCCCTTGAACTTGCCGATGTGGAGGGCAATCCCCACCAGCCGCTGAAGGTGGGGGATGGGAAGAAGGCGGTGGTGCTGCTCTTTGTCTCACCCTACTGCCCCACTGCGGGAAAGTTTCTCCCCGAGTTCAACCGCATCGCTGCCGAGCAGTCTCAGTCGTTTTCCTTTTACCTCGTGCATTCCGATCCTGAGACCAAGGCGACCGATGCCTACAAGCAGGCCGTCCTGAACGAGGTGAAGTCCACCGTGCTGCTCGACAAGGACCAGGCTCTGGCGAAGAAGCTGAATGCCCGCATCACGCCGGAGTGCGTGGTGCTGAACCCCGCGGCCGAGGTGGTTTATCAGGGGCGCATGAACGACCTCTACCTGGCCCCTACCAAACGCCAGCGTCAGGCCACGACCAAGGAACTCAGCGATGCGCTGGAGGCGATCGCCGCTGGCAAACCGGTGGCCACGCCGCGTACAGAAGCGGTGGGCTGCAAGATTGGGGGGCTGGCTCCCTGAGGAGAACGGACCAACCGCTCGCGTTCTGGGGTGGATGCCAAGGAACCAGCCTTGAGGCGGCCGCCCCAGATCGAAGCTGATCCCCAGCGGGGATCTCTAACACAGCCCAACATTGGACGAGCCCTAAGCGAGTCAACGTTGGGTATCTCCCAGGACGATGATCAGGTGGGAAAGCCGACTGCATCTGCTTTCTCCCCACCGCCATCAACACCCCCACGTCAGTTGGACCTGATGTCTTGTGTTGCCTGACGTTCGCGGCAAGATGCCGCAAACAGCACACAGGATGCGTGCGCTCCCCGAGCTTCACAACCCCAGGTTCCTTGGCAGGTCACAAGCTCGCTCCTCCAGCCCCCCCTGATGCCCCTCCGCCTCAAAATTCCGGTCACGTCGGACCAGGTGTTCGACAACCAATGGAGACTCTGTGCGCCCTGACAGCACGGAGAGAGCGCATGCGCCATTGCGCCCACCCTGTTCCTGAGTCAGAATTGCGACCCTGATTGTCCATGAACCCACCTGAATCTTCCGAGCACCCCTGGGATGTTGTCATCATTG contains these protein-coding regions:
- the carB gene encoding carbamoyl-phosphate synthase large subunit — its product is MPKDTSIHKILLIGSGPIVIGQGCEFDYSGVQACKALREEGYEVVLVNSNPATIMTDPEFAARTYVEPITPEVVEKIIAKERPDALLPTLGGQTALNTAMSLFKSGVLEKYNVRMIGAKADAIEKGEDRLLFKNAMLKIGLDLPQSGVAHKMEEATIIAEEIGTYPLIIRPAFTLGGSGGGIAYNREEFETIVARGIDMSPVNEVLIEESLLGWKEFEMEVMRDRADNCVVICSIENLDPMGVHTGDSITVAPIQTLTDREYQIMRDASFACIREIGVETGGSNIQFAVHPTSGRMIVIEMNPRVSRSSALASKATGFPIAKIAAKLAVGYTLDELKNDITRETPASFEPTIDYVVTKVPRFTFEKFPGADTTLTTQMKSVGEAMAIGRTFKESLQKALRSLEIKRFGLLGDGADREVDDETLTTKLTVPNAERIFFLAQAFDRGWDVEKVFSLTQIDRWFLRQIQEIVHATQQISVNTSEHLFSQIPAAELTEERKASVLRASMLKLKKQGFSDKQLATQYGITEQQIRAGRIKYGVIPTYRLVDTCAAEFEAYTPYYYSTYGVENERRDSDKKKVLILGGGPNRIGQGIEFDYCCVHAAFAARELGFEAIMVNSNPETVSTDYDTSDKLYFEPLTLEDVLNICEQEKPWGVIVQFGGQTPLNLAAGLAAAGVPIIGTSPKSIELAEDRKLFAALLDELGLNQAPSGTAVSTEEALAITARIGYPSLVRPSFVLGGRAMQIVYSDAELIHYMQNAVEASPERPVLVDRFLEDATEVDVDCISDGETTVVGAIMEHIEEAGIHSGDSACVIPPFSLTKEMQVRITDAAKKLARALDVRGLMNMQLAVKGDDLYVIEVNPRASRTVPFVSKAIGVPLAKYAAKIMMGEKLKDLGFTTEVTPPHYSVKEAVFPFSKFPGVDITLGPEMKSTGEVMGIDPDLGMAFAKSQMAAGGALPKGGNIFVSVKEADKASVAAVSKGYSDLGFVLYATPGTAQLLEAEGIPVKVLPKLASGQRPNVLDLIKNKQIQFIINTPSGKSPRADEIKIRTAAVANRIPIMTTLRAADASLRAIKSLQAADIEVRALQDYHKA
- a CDS encoding MlaE family ABC transporter permease is translated as MDLLCLPGRLFLNFLIYMGQLAALLRELGIAIKSGVWRMRLVAQQIVSIGYGSQVVVIVTGAFTGAVFTAQTYFKFKDFGVETGVGAIVSVAMCRELGPVLAGLMVTGRVGAAMAAEIGTMKVTEQIDALRALGVHPVDYLMLPRFFAMLISMPLLIAESITFGLAASYCVVVFGFGVPSAWFWQHVVEHTNEEDIIYGMIKGLIFGILITVISCHQGLTASDGAVGVGIGTTRAVVYSSLALLICNFFLSLLLNYFFPLGTGM
- a CDS encoding ABC transporter ATP-binding protein, whose protein sequence is MAQAPPNSTPFISVRGLTRKIGWQEILRGLDLDVHRGETLMLIGPSGEGKSVLLKHLIGLMKPDSGTIVVNGTSMTGLRERQMAPVRKQIGILFQNAALFDSMTVEQNVGFPLMEGGIRDRKEIEQRVHEALEVVELSQHKDKMPVNLSGGMRKRVGIARAIVPRPQCVLYDEPTAGLDPIVSDVIDQMILRLQRRYGVTSIVVTHDMKSVFKIADRVAMLKRGVIHFLGTPEELRNSPDPEVQDFIEGRSGVTG
- a CDS encoding MlaD family protein yields the protein MEERDRKSELLVGLFLFVGMLLLAYLILQFGSVRELFRPTYPLTVELADGTGIREATPVMLGGSRVGKVTEKPTLNAAQNGVIISLQLYQDTKIGSDAKFGIGTSGLLGDSFIEIKPSGKTPATFIEPGAHIKGEVSAGLAGLQNSAEQIANKVDVALEDIRLAVADLRVSLKRVNEGAFSEKGMSDVKDSFAKFNNIVTRLDEKTLNEETSQNVKDAVHSFKEAAKALEEAVKKLQPAFAKLDGVVTKIDGVVTKADTVMGSADGAMKSIDESADAIGKVATDLRRGEGLLPALINDSALKTDFKNLISNMRQRGILFYKDKSDPGASPPLAPTQKSRSGSSRPNPPLGGRGR
- a CDS encoding PIN/TRAM domain-containing protein, coding for MPVPWSIRLVRTLFLTVAVLIGATIALGFQQPAWLGIVCGLIAGGFFVLVDSLLAQFSFREFSFSVFGLLVGMFCAFLITKIGLFDLPWFRNLDVSTDSIRSIVEICLYSIFGFLGMSLALRSDRDQFSFIIPYVRFRRDASEGEPMLLDSNVIIDGRIPKVFATGFLSGRFVIPRFVLDELQRLADSREPLKSARGKRGLDCVQAMREAHGIELTIHEDPLHENQPVDTRLVTLARELNARLLTNDVNLGKVASVRSVTVLNFNDLARALQPEVATGDEFDLSLVKPGKDKHQAVGYLPDGAMIVVNHASQFLGETVPIVVSGTLQTSAGRLIFAELRSADTSVER
- a CDS encoding DKNYY domain-containing protein produces the protein MHSARRCWFRGLTLAALLSATQCNKEKPPGALDRSGYHVRGSKVYFLPNWTSRAWEIPEVELATFEFPLPKGTETDYARDRQSVYWRGNKISGVDPKTFEILDSGYAHDASNVYRNGTLICDDAAHFEMVSGNFVKNSHTVYALYPATTPVSHDPANFREISAQDGYSFCADLAQVFVNGNTIPGAHPATFRVLQGGYTQDAGQSFYFDKPMPEGTEIESLEILAGAYAKDAARVYHLGQVVAGADPATFIVTDDKFQRARDAHQEYEQGQRKPRPAPPEPPPQRGQ
- a CDS encoding redoxin family protein gives rise to the protein MKVLLNVLLCLLVPVSLTLGQDKPLELADVEGNPHQPLKVGDGKKAVVLLFVSPYCPTAGKFLPEFNRIAAEQSQSFSFYLVHSDPETKATDAYKQAVLNEVKSTVLLDKDQALAKKLNARITPECVVLNPAAEVVYQGRMNDLYLAPTKRQRQATTKELSDALEAIAAGKPVATPRTEAVGCKIGGLAP